The Neodiprion lecontei isolate iyNeoLeco1 chromosome 2, iyNeoLeco1.1, whole genome shotgun sequence genome segment TGCCCTCCGAGAACAGTGAGCCGGGAACCAAGTTCGAAAAGACACTATCAACATCCGAAATAAGCCTTCGCGTTATTTGGACGAGTATCCGAGGTACAAGCTGTATTTTACCTCCAGATCGCAATTTAAGTTTTTAAGCTTGTCACGGTTTTCTGTAGGTACCGACGAAAAAATAGATATACTCCTTGACGCACGTTTGCCTTATAATTCagattgtaaatattgtatattagCAGTTTgatgattgaataaaatacacCTGACAATCAGTTTATGTGTATAACGATAGAATTTTCCTAGTTCAAAGAACTGTAATACTGAGCAAACACGTGAAACTTAGCAATCTGATCGGCTttagcttaaaaaaaaaaaaagaaagcgaaGGAACAAAAATAAAGTAGAAATCGAATGTCGAAGAACGTCATAAAAGTGTCAAACTTTCTATTCAATCaaacgaaaattgatttttcagtaGATTATAAATCCAAGTACATTCTTCAACCCTTCGACGGCATGGAAGAAAACATGTCCGGCGACGATGTTCCAGGTGATAAAAGATCGCCTAATATTCAATTCTGGAATTATGTAGGATGGTTTTATCACCTGAAATTACTTCAGGATCCCTAAGACGAGGAGAATGATTCGAGATGACATCGATAAccttgttttatttctttgccCACCAGAATCACAAACATCATACGCGATGAAGCCCCCGGAAGAGCGGCGTTGGTGTCAAAGCAGAGTCCCAATTTCGTTAAGGCCTGTTAGGCTGATCCAACTCGTACGAAAAATGATCAACTACAGTTACGATAATGAGATCTTGGTTGAAAcgtttcatatatatttatctctGCAAGCCGGACCAAACCCTTAATAAATAAAGAGCATTTTTACTCTTGAATAGATCATCGATATCATGCTCCTCTCGCTGACAATATTCATATGGATAAGGCTTGAAAATTCACTGGGCACCGTAACCTCGATAATTTTAGTAATGATGTTCGCAACGTTCACAATTATCATGGGCATCGACACCATTGGACAAATCGGCGGATTTTTGACGCCCGACCTACCAGTGAGTATAAGACTGAAACTATCTTCAAATCAGCAACCGTTAGAAACCCAAAAAGTACCAAAGACCCTCTCAACAGATATTTCTCGTTGACCTGTTCGGCCTGATCCTGTTCATGTTAGCAGCTCAGGTTGTCTACTACTTCTTCCTCTACCGAAGATCGCGGAATGACGCGGTGCTGGCCCTAATCATCTTATGTCTGATCGGAGCGCTCCTGTTCCTCCTCGACgcgatgataatgataatgcaAGTTTTTTGACTCCGTTCAATAGTCTCAATCGTAGAGCTTTGAAGCGTTGAAAAGTACTTCGTTGGATCACCAAATCCATATGTACAGGTACTGGCGATACACATATTCAAAGAGCAAGTGTCTGCCGTGCGTCCCGGATAAAAGCTTGGCGTTACTCTACCGGAAACCAGCTTACGACGAGTACAGTGAAGAGGCTCAATCGAGATTCAGCAAATCTTACAACGTTAGCAAACTGCATCATGATGTTGTGAACGCGTGTACAACAATGACCCGAGCATCTGTCCAACTTGATCAAGTTCTTCGTTGTTTCTTGTCCAGCCGATTGCGCACGACGTTTCCACCTGCGTTAGTCGGGACAATACGCGATCATGTCATTCTGGAAACTTGGTCACCCGAAGGAGTAGCAATCGAATAGGCGTTGGTCCCCGACGAGAGTACGTCGACTGTCCGACAGATCCGGAGTCGAACGGCTACGTGAAGTCGGCAGAGACTCAAACGGAGGATGTTGAATCAGCGGAACTCACGGATCACGAAACTTTGGTGCGTAGAATCTTTTGATGCGCGTTGCACGCGGTTTGCACACACGTACTGTATCATCAACCGTTCTCAGGCAACTGCTGCCGTCGAGGAGAAACCAGCTCAAACTCTCCAGCCATGCCCAGTTTGCTCGGCCGCACTGGATTACTCGCCAGAAGGAATCTGTCCGTCGGTTTTGGCAATGATTCAAAGTCTACGACTGTGAGTGCAAAACCCTATGACAAAAACGTAATTCTTCGGTCTCTCAGGGAATCGCGCTTacagaatatttaaaaaaattttaacctcGTTGTCTTCAGGTTCTCTTCAGACTCAAGTCAACCAGCCAATTGGAAAGCCCCGACTCTAGTGGAAAGAGGAACTTCACCAAAGTCAAATTCGAGTACGAAACGAAGACGACTAATCACGTCTAAAAATCGCAATGATTAACAACACGACGGTCTGATTTTCAGGTTTCGAAGCAACCGAGTCCACGCTTGTAATCGCCAAAAAGCCACCGCGCGTCTACGAAACTCGTGAGTGTAAGACCATTGATTGTAGTGATTCGGTAAATGATTTGAGGTTTTGCATTCGAGGTCCTTGTCCGACGCACGGCGCTGGTTTGATTGCGCAAAAAGCTGGCCTCCCAAACCCGGTGACGAGAACGACATTGACGCATTGTATCAGAAAGAACAAGAAATGTCAGACACCATTGGCCAAGCCAATCGTGGTCACGGACAAGTGCCAGAATACGGAAACGGGGCAGACGTGAGTCTCCGAAGGATTTTTTTACCGCGCGGATGGAGATGAAATTAACTCAATTTCTGCAATCCATTTTCTAAAAGAGAGAAGGGAACGAACGTTGAAGGCTCCGAAAAAGTTAACGTCGCGATTCAGGATGAACGCGAAACTTTGAATGGGAAGCGAGGTACGGAAGAAGCGGAGGTTCAGGGTGAAGGTATCAGGTTACTTGGAActctgaatgaaataaaatcggaAGCACCATCGAGGCAAAGATCTTCATCATCCGAAGTTTTGAGCAACGTTGAAACGACCGAAGAAAGTCTAGAGTGAGTTTcgcgatattttaatttttcgattttaatgCTTAGAGCTTGAGAATTTAACACCGACGTTTTAGCATCGTCAGAAATGCCTCGCAGGAAGTTATTGTCGAGGAATACGATACTGTCATCGGTTCGGCGGCGTCACCCAGCCTTTCAGAAGCGCCGGCCAAACAAGAAAGGTATTCACACGTTTCACCCGTAATTAgtgaaattaacaaaaacgATCCGTGATTGATGTTCCGTAAGAACTCACGCGTTTTCATTCGAAAGTATAGAGCAATTGGGAAAGTCGACCGAGGCTCGACAGGGTCGCAGAGAAAAAGCTCCGTAAAACCCATGCCAATGAATTTCATTACTCCGCGAAGTTCGGACAAAATAAACGTTCCCCAAACCCAAAACACCGACGTCTCAGCTTCGAGTACCGATCAAGAATCTCAGGTTCCGTCGagtttagaaataaaaaacgatttcGTGTGAGTTTCTCAGGTCAAAATTATTACGCGTATAAGAGAggtaaaaatttaaacgaaAATTGATCTCTTACCGTTTCAGCCACAGTGAAAGCACGTCTCAAAGGAATATCTTTCAAAGGAATAACAAGGTTGAATCGATCGCATCTATCTGCACGTCACCTTTTGAACGACCGAGGTGTGTACAATAACATTTTCTCACAAAAAaccaattcaaaaaaaatgatgCAAGGCTGGTAGCAGTTAAGTCGTCTCAAGAAAGTGAAAAGTGACTTTCAGACGTAAAATACGCGACTCCAAAGTAACTGATCAGAGTTAAGTATTACGTAGTAATTAAGCAATTGCTACCAACAGTGTTATTCGCCTCATCAGAAGTATTcctattttcaattatatcgctgtttctttgtttttttttttcgtttttctttattctcttttttcgcATTATGAAAATGTAACACTGTACACAAGATTTAGTAAATGAAAGACAAATGGACAATAACTCtaatgggaaaaaattgttcaaccaaattttttatactcgaAACTTTAAATTAAACTGATGTACAAAATGATTCATAGTGAAAATAGTGACCGACGACCAGCcttgtaaaatttaatttgacagaaaaatttttagagaaCGATTTATACgtgatttttaaataatttgatcgATCGTTCTCAGTTCCACTTCTGCGAAGGTGAACCGACCTTTGGGCAGCCCGATTTGTTTGCCAGAAAGTAACAGGCGTAATTCCGATTCAAGGGAAACGATGAATTCggtaaatttgaattcacCAGTATGCTCtttaattgcaaatttttcttcgactACAAATATTTCTCACTATATGTTATTAATTACCTTACGGTCCTCAGATCGCTATAATTTTGCTACTGCAGTCAATTCACGAGCTATTAATGCATgtactgttttttttaataacaattttctcttttcaattattaattaGGTCTTCCAATCCCCGTGCAATTACTACAAAGATGTTTTTGGGAGATATATTTGCCGTCACTGTGCTCACAAGCACTTGATAAAGGTAATACGAGCTTGACCAGTTAACTAAACGACACTgctcaccttttttttttactgatcGTAATCTTGCctgtaatttaatttcaacgtTGACCTGAAAGATACCGCAGCGATGTACGGCCAAACCTGTAGGGGACATAAAATGCTGTTCGTGTTCTAGAACGATTTTTCATCGGGTGAGTAATCGAAATTTAACGATGTATTTGTTGTGAAAATAGAGAACTTCCGAGTAACGATTTATTAACTATTTGGTAAAATATCTGTATTCAGACCCCGAGTGATGTTCAATCGAAATGCAAAGGATGCTGCAAATGCAGATTTGCAATGTACGAGGACAGTAAAAAATGACGCGcaggatttgaaaaaataccaCTGATTAACCCGCGCATTTGCACACGGATAACATATGTTAGATAATTTATTCACTGGTATAATTTATCTTTACGGAAGCAAGATCCGCTTCTTTGTAAATACGTCGATGAAGATTACGATAAGCCAGgtgaaaattgtcaatttatataaaatagcAACAGTTCCTATAACCTTACTACAGAAATAgagtcaagaaaaaaaatatataatactaaaaatataataataccatgtacagtatttttattttcacacggGTTAAAAACTAATAAAACTGATGAATTCAACTAATGCAGGGTCATCTTATTGTTCGAACTGGACACAGTAAATGCATGCAAAATAAATTACGACACAATGATACACGTAATTATAACAAGGGATTTATTagtgttttaaaaattgtattttgcaTAAAAGAAGCACAAATATGAATGGGCGCTCATCAGACGCGGTACACAGATAGTTTAGAGTAATTAAAGAAGTAGACATAATGAAAGTACATACGGTTAAAATAAGCTTCGTGAAGCCCGTGCATTGCGTCCTGAAAGGTTACGCGGGCGCATGTacaaaaataatcataataataatcgtaatgcttgaaaaaatgggtgtattaaataataaaagttttttatacgtatagaaAATGGCAATTAGTTACACTTAATTAATAGTACATAGTTgaaacaatcaattttcactTGGGCAAATATGATATGATAACGTAAcgttgttaataataatttgataaaatttcccTATCGCCGTCGAAATAGCGTGTAAATCGAAAAACATGTACAGGGAGAGCAAAAAATCATTTGATAAACGTTGCATATTTGATAAATGAATCTTCCTTCATAAATTTCACATAAATACATGCATAGTATTGTGCGGCAAAGCCGGTGGTATAATTACTATTTTGCATCGTGAAAAATTCGTGCATCTAAAGACCTGTAAAATACTGGCTGAAGTTGATCAGTACAGACATGgcataatttcaattcactaGATTGCGGAAAGAAACAGTATAATTCTATTAAAATAAGAATAGTAAAAATCGCTGCAGAGATGTACGGATAGATAATTAATGTCAGCCGTTCCCAAAACTGCcgaaaatcaatttgacttaaaatatacgtataatgtttttaaaacagtgcatggtcgtttttattattatcttttcttttttttttttgttgttgaataattgtttcatttataGTCAGCGGAACTTGAATATCAATAATAGAAGTATATTCACGGATTTATCAACAAgtatagataaaataaaatgccCGGTATCGTAAACTTACCGCTTCATCGTACAGTCACGGAAACGATACTCGGAGCGATTCAGTAATGATAGAAGTAAAAGatacatatattattggaAATATTATAGAACAAGATTACTATTCAAAGTTAGTATCTCTTGACTAATTTTGTCCCTTTATTAAAAGAGATCACTCATGCTTTCATCACAACAGTTTCACAACTTAAGCAACGTCTTTAGAGGTAAGGAAAAGTCAACCAATCCTCCTGTCGCAAATATTACTACACACTCACTTAAGATTAAAATTGTACTCTGTTCGTTATATTAAAGAACCAGCTTAATTACATATAGATCGCTAATCGGTAACGTTAGCGAATTATCGAAATCTGGTCAGATACGATTAGTTTAGGAACCTGAGATCCGTGTTGATTATTCTTTggtgaattattaaaaaaatcacgtaATAGGCGTTAAAAAATcttattcaataaaatgatGTACGATGCTCGTATAGATAACAGAACCGAAATGTAAAAGaacacaacaaaaaaaaaaaaagaaccataATCAGTGCATCTGGGGCAAACTCGCGTGAGATCTACTCAAAATCGGCCTGCCTGCCTTGGGTgggttttcaaaatttgaggtTTTTTTGTTCTGGAATTGAGCGGGCGCGATGCGGCAACAGGCGGCCTGAGCGATATTAACGAGAGTTTTTTCCCCCGTGTGAAAAAGATTTCGCAAGTTATTCTGGCGGTTGTGGCTCGGTACGAAGACGGGCTGCAATTGATCGGGCAAAAATTCCTGGCCCAAGTAAGCCGCGAGTGAATTGCCGCTGGAAGCGAGTCTGCACGAATTCGCGTTGAAATAGTCCGGATTAAAGTCGCAGGCGTTATACGCAAGCTGTGCGGAGATCCAATCTCTCCCATCGTTCAGGTTATTCAAGTTCATGCAATTCGGGTTGATTTGATATCCGTGTTCTTGAGAAAGGGCCGCCATTTTTCCACGCTGATGAAAATTCTGCGCACGCTGATTATTGCATCGCCCTGTGGCCGAGTTTTTGTTGTTCTTATCTAACACCAGCGAGTTTATACCAATATTGCGATTCTGCGTGAGCATCGAACGCCCATTTTCCCGACCTGAAGGCGGCGCAAAGTTcgcaaaattaaaattgttcaCAGCGATAGTCTGCCAATCGTTCTGCCTACAGACATTAGAAATCAAATTCGATCGCGTAATTGTCGCAGCCTTAGCCGCGGACTTTGTTAATCcggaatttttttcgctgAACTGCTTCTGCAGCAAATTAGAAAAACCATCACCGCGCTTGTTATTCAAGGGCGTACCAATCGTCCGGGAAAACTTTTCCCCACCGAATTCAATTGGTCCTTGAACGTTATCATCGAGCAGATTAGAACCTGCGTAAACGGTACCCTCGCTCTGCTCAAACGCAAAATTCTTTTTGCCTCGATTTACCCGCGATTTCTGTTCGCCTTCACGTCCAGTTTTCCGGTTTTTCGCACCGAAATTATTATCGACCTCAAACTGAATCTCACCGTCTATTTTCTCCTGCTGTGAATTAGATTCGTCAAAGCAATTATCAGCGAAGTTATTATCCCAGCTATGATTAACTTGATCATCGATATTGCCGTGAGAATTCCCGCCAAAAGTGTAATTCTCGAACAAATTCAAAGACTCGTAACCTTCCTGCACATTGGCAAAAAGATTTCCGCCCCCCGCAGCAACGgtgcgatttttttcttctccaatGGACAGCCGGTCAaagtttaataaattattcaccgCTACGCCGACCATcccaaattcggaatttgccCCTTCAGTGCCTTGACTGGAGGAAGCGGAAGATTCGGAGGAAGAGGAGCCGCCGTTGAGCTCGAACGAGGAATTCGTTCCGGGTGCTTTTCcagaaattttcgccatttccGCGTAAGCTTGGCCTAAACTTTGTTGCGGAATAAATTCGAGACTGCcgcaaattattttattcgccTCGCCGGCTGCAGAGTTGAGATAACTCCTGATGGCGCCGATCGTGCAACCCGCTTGCTTCAGGTGAGACGCCGATTGCCTACCACGCGGCGCACCACGATCCGACTGAAGATAGGCGCGGATGCTGTGGTCCAGGAACTCGTCACGAGCCTTTCGCCGGTTTTGGTAGCGTTTCGTCTCGTTGCCGACGAATGATCTCGATAATTCGATGCTCCCATCCTCGTCGACGGTTCCGGTTTCCTCGATCTgccgtgatttttttttatttttttatcattttagaGAGGGGAGAGAAACGTTTGAATAAGAGCGAAAGACaaccttttttatttatttcgttccACGAGTTTTGGCAAAGTAATCGTGAGTATTTGGATTTCGTGTTTGTGACAAAATAGTGAAATACGTACATTGCGTCAAGGAATGTTTACTCCGTGCGATGTTTATGCTGTTTGGCGATAAGCCAATTCCGTCAGAACTCGCCAGTCTGACCTGTGAACCAGTCGAGACGACGCGCGATTATTATTGCAAAACGGCGGGGGGTCCTTATCGTAGTTTCAAACGAGCTTTATCGTCAAGATTATACAGAGTATGGATGATAGATCGAGAAGTATTTGCGGGAGGTAACTATAAGCGAGGAGAGGGTCAaacgaacgattttttttatcgaattgcATTAAAATAGATCTCTGACGATACCACATATAACTGAGAATTATTCTCACAGACGGATTTTCGATTGATTAAAATTAGAATTCTAGAACCTAACATCTTCTAATCTAACACCAtcggtcaattttttctgttgtaATTCCGAaagcaaaaattcaaatttgcatAGACTAAGAACAATATGCTGAGCCGATcatttggtttcttttttttacatatcgTTATTTTAAACCCGTAACTTTTCGGTTATAAATAACGCGAGGGCTAAGATGATTTGAAACAGTGCAGATGTTGTGTATAAAatgtgaatataaataatgtaaaacaaaacaacTAAACGAACATCAGAGGTTACGAACCATTTCTGCCTTGGCGAGATGAAGCCAGAGCCAGCGCCATGTGCGGAACTTGTTTTGATCACTGAAGTTAAACTGCATTTCTTTTGAGGCATAACGAGTTGAAAGTGGACTCCGATAATTGCAGAACTCTGAGTCACTGCTTTTTGCCACGGGTTCACTCATTTTTACCGAAGAGAAATAAAGGCAAGTGTAAACGAATATCCGAAACTACGTTTAAAAGAGTTTCTCCGCCGCACGACACTCTCGAACACCGATCAGCTGACTGACGCACCGACGCCGGCTTCTCTGCTGATTCGGGGGAAAAACGACGCCAGCGACGCCTAACTTCAGACGCCAGAACGCAACTTGCCGGAGGGCGTCGCGGCGCGAGCGCCGTTCGATATTCGAGCGTGATGTTTGTTCTCATCGCCGGCGATTGCGTTGTAAATGTTACGAAACTGAAAGTAGACCAGCTTGCAAGTTTTACAAATAATCCGAAGACGTATTTTGCTGCTTATTGCAAACATCTAGATACTTCTTCTttggtaaattgaaaattcaaacaaattttattagaGTTTGAGATACTCTTTGCCGCGTTCTGATAGAATTTCTATCGATTGCTAGTACTTCTAGAATATAATAGAATGATTAAACTTCACCagaattgttcgaaattttcaaatcttgatAACGCATCGGAATTTTGTGTAacggagaaaattttaaatcgtcAATCTTGAATTGACTACGGCTGCTATACTGTAAAACTTTTTACTTCGGTTTGGCCAGGCGCAAGATATAATACCTGTATCTCAATAAATTGTTCATATTTTAAGTACATGCATTTCACGAAAAATTTAGTAGTTCGTCTTCTAATTTATGAAACGCGTTAAATGCGGCTTTACgaacatgaaatttttcaactctacTGATTTTTACTGTTGCTTAAAAATTTCTACGCCATTTTCAGTTTTCCCTTTAGTATTGAATAAGCACAGGAGCAGTGattcatttcactttttctaTTAATATGTAGGTTGCGATATGAAATTTACTTctctttaatatttttcaaatttttcaactgcaTAAATTTTGGTGGAGTTTTGTCTATGCTGTTCTAACTTTTATTCCATTTTGGAAAAAACAGTACGAAGAACttttcaatgaatattttatcgcATTTAAAATTTAGGAAAATGCATTACAAAAagggtgataaaaatttgcaattttacaGCACTTTAACCAAAGCCACTGGGAATATTAACATTCCTCAGTTGTCTGTATAAGAATAGTAGATGGTATTGTCTTCGAGAGGGACTGAGGTCagttgaagaaaagaaacgaactaaaacaatgaaaaattaaaagggggaaaaagctgaagagaaaaaaaaattgaatcgaaaatCCCCACGTTCCATTTTGGCGTGGGAATAATTATTCCTATTCTGCATGTATCTTCGTCAACATATTCAGGGTCACTTCTCGCTCTCGGGTCTTGGATTCCCTTTCATTTTGTCACAAACACGTAATCCGTACGTGAACGGCTGTCGTCGAGATAACGAGCTTcatgttatatacatattacttTACAGAACACAATACGGATGACCACACGTGTAAGATTCTGCGTAAGTTGCAGGTCAAGTTCAACGAAGTATAGTTCTAGCATATACGCATCacgtgtataatttaaatttgacaATGTAACTTGACGTGCTTTACCCCGCAATTTTCAGCCAATgacaaacaatatttcaaacttctcACAAGaccaaattttcaaagtgaTTACTCCGCCATATCGTTAATTTATACCAACTCTATCCAAGTTACACAATGTTCCGCCAATGACTGGGTGTACGAGACTGGAACTAAGAACTTAGAAAGGAcgtcaaaattcatttaccaCTTCTTTAAAATCTATTTCATCCTTGCTTCAAAATTACCTATACGGTTTTGGGAAAATCTCTAAATTCCACGTTTCTGCAGAGTAGAAGAAGCTGCTTTCTCAACTTCGTTTCCTCCACGTCATTGGTAGAAAAATGTTTAAGATAAAAataggaaataatttttttcaaataacgtCACAAATATATCTCACCACGTTCGAAGGGTACATGCCGGGATGTGCCCAGTCTATGCTGACCTCGGCACCGCCAAAGAGCGTCGCTCTTTCAGGTACGAGTCTCCTTCGTGCCATGGCTGCGCCGCGGTGCGTTTTGTACGAAATAAGCGCGTACCTCGCCTGATCCTCGACATTTCTGTAGACCGAGACCTGGCCGACGTCGTCAGTGATGTCGTAAATTTTCTGTAATTgtgtagtaaaaataaaaaaaaaaaaggaacagtATCAGTATTGACAAATATTCTTCgtcctttgttttttctctctatcgGCAGAACCTTCTACACACAGCAACGGTAAAACGAACATTTGATAACGTGAACTACAAAATCACCGAGTTCACGAATTTTCGCAAAtctttttgcgaaaaaataatggaaGCCTCGTTGAATTCCGTTTTATTgcttaattttcggaattgtgaaattgtaattttactgataaaaaaaaaaaggtgtttGGTCAATTCTTTTCACGGCAAGCAAACAACGTTAACGATAGGATTCTGTTGTAGGTATaacaaacgaatgaaatttttctttacacccCAATGTGCGAAATATTTGTCGCGAACTGTCCACTCACGGTTTCACGTAAAAATTTACGCATCGCGCTTATAATACGTTGATTTAACACGCGCTACGGTATTTCAAGTCCATTTACGTGTTAATTCGAGAGACAATACACATCGCGCAATACATCGTGATCCTGGTTAGCGGACGGTCTCTATTTAGcataattttctcaacaataAATGAGCCGTTTTGCAAGCATTGCCAAGTGTTTTGAATAATTCTATAATTATGGTCAATTGCaatatttctttcttccaaCGACGATGAAACGTAAGTAATGCTACTTTGCTTATTTTATACGGCGCGTAAGAAGGAGAACGAGCACACGGAGCTTCGGGTTTCGAATATTAATTACGAACTCCCGTCAAAACACGCAACTCTAGAGTCCAACATTGTCTGCGTTGAGATTTATCGTGTTTACGTCCTCAACCTTTTCCCTCGCTCGTCACTCTATATCGGTAGGTAGGTAGTCAGTTGCAGCTAGGAGTCGTCGACATTTGGCCAGTGTAACCGTGTACGCTCACACATGCATATTCGATACGTCATTGTTACAGCTGCACGAACTTATTGTTGCGGAAATTTACCAGagctaataaaaatttgaagaatgtTCCAGTTTTCAAGGAAATCAAGATATGTACTGCAAACTATTTTTATTGCGCGTTTCACGATATAAATAGTTTTAGAAATACAATTGAAGAGAtgcaagtttttgaaaatcaatgttAAGAagctttcgaaaataattactaTTTCGGAACTTGACAATATTGTTATTCTAAGTACAGGAAACAGATTTTCGAATCTTGACTTTTAGTAAACTGTgtaattttgagaattttaaaaaagggtcataaaaaaatacttcGAACTTGCTCTTGTCATAATTACGTACATGTACAACATTATAGATGCTAATTTGTCACGATTTTGAGGTTCACAACGTTAACGTAAAGAAACATGTGACAACGATCATTATTCTGCAACTTTATAACTACTATATAAATAGATTGCGATTGCAAAACAAGTGTGCCCAATCTTTATGTGAGCCGTAAATTCACGGTTTACCGCATGACGTAAggttataaaatatgtatcaaATTAACGACTTTTCATGAGGTTGAAATTCACAACTCGCTGAGAAAAATCGTTGTTACGGATCTTGCGGATTGTCTGAAAGTCGGTAAATCGCGCGATAACtgataaggaaaaaaaacccgCTGCTATTAagtaaaatcaattatttcagaGTAAATTATAAGCACAGAGGTAAGAAGTGAAACGTTCTTTCAATACTTCGTTACATCGACGTCTGCACAAACTTCAACTTCGTGATTTCTTTTCGAAATGCTTATTTATACAAATGCAATGAAGCGTAACTTGAACccaacaatttttcacgcatGTTAAAAATACTCGATTATCGAACGATGGGAAAAATAAGGGGTCCGTCAAAATCcgtattttcttaattttactgCGATTTTAAAGAGActaaaatttcgaattatgaCTGTGTTTTTgctttattacggtttaccgaatttcagacaattgcAAGGTCGggaaataacggtttttcttCAGCATGAATCGTAACCAtaaacgttaccaacttcaacatGTTCAAATATCCAAGTTCGCATGTCACAAACGTGAGAAATAGCTTAACAGCGCGAGTCTGTACgcaattctaaaaaaaaaaaacacgccaACGAATTTTCATATgccggaaaaaaataaagaaatggcatgaattgtacaaaatcggaatagtaaattcgtagaattcacAACAGAATGAACTTCGTAAATTTGAcgtaaaaactaattttcaatgaaaaaaaaaagtctcaaATTGACCAAtctgtttttaaaaaacaaaatcaattcagattttgaaaattaaacttcTTTGAAGTCGTTCTAAATCTTCAAACCAACGATCttacaattaatttcaatatttcgttacttcaacgttaccaacttcgaTCCGATGAATTCACGCCATTTCCTTACTTC includes the following:
- the LOC107226705 gene encoding uncharacterized protein LOC107226705 isoform X3, with the protein product MYIEETGTVDEDGSIELSRSFVGNETKRYQNRRKARDEFLDHSIRAYLQSDRGAPRGRQSASHLKQAGCTIGAIRSYLNSAAGEANKIICGSLEFIPQQSLGQAYAEMAKISGKAPGTNSSFELNGGSSSSESSASSSQGTEGANSEFGMVGVAVNNLLNFDRLSIGEEKNRTVAAGGGNLFANVQEGYESLNLFENYTFGGNSHGNIDDQVNHSWDNNFADNCFDESNSQQEKIDGEIQFEVDNNFGAKNRKTGREGEQKSRVNRGKKNFAFEQSEGTVYAGSNLLDDNVQGPIEFGGEKFSRTIGTPLNNKRGDGFSNLLQKQFSEKNSGLTKSAAKAATITRSNLISNVCRQNDWQTIAVNNFNFANFAPPSGRENGRSMLTQNRNIGINSLVLDKNNKNSATGRCNNQRAQNFHQRGKMAALSQEHGYQINPNCMNLNNLNDGRDWISAQLAYNACDFNPDYFNANSCRLASSGNSLAAYLGQEFLPDQLQPVFVPSHNRQNNLRNLFHTGEKTLVNIAQAACCRIAPAQFQNKKTSNFENPPKAGRPILSRSHASLPQMH
- the LOC107226705 gene encoding uncharacterized protein LOC107226705 isoform X1, whose translation is MRNHPSEDRADAAEPSGPPPPPSDRMEKSVGDEEADVTRMRNQRETRMSLEDQVETNRLVLQLVTDSRFNMTQINGQRKLGGPPPGWKGPPPGPGCEVFVGKIPRTLYEHEIYPIFRRMGEVYEIRLMMDFSGTNRGYCFVMFGKPEFAQKAIRELDNFEIRPGRRIGVVASINNCRLYVGQLPTDVASETVIRKIYDITDDVGQVSVYRNVEDQARYALISYKTHRGAAMARRRLVPERATLFGGAEVSIDWAHPGMYPSNVIEETGTVDEDGSIELSRSFVGNETKRYQNRRKARDEFLDHSIRAYLQSDRGAPRGRQSASHLKQAGCTIGAIRSYLNSAAGEANKIICGSLEFIPQQSLGQAYAEMAKISGKAPGTNSSFELNGGSSSSESSASSSQGTEGANSEFGMVGVAVNNLLNFDRLSIGEEKNRTVAAGGGNLFANVQEGYESLNLFENYTFGGNSHGNIDDQVNHSWDNNFADNCFDESNSQQEKIDGEIQFEVDNNFGAKNRKTGREGEQKSRVNRGKKNFAFEQSEGTVYAGSNLLDDNVQGPIEFGGEKFSRTIGTPLNNKRGDGFSNLLQKQFSEKNSGLTKSAAKAATITRSNLISNVCRQNDWQTIAVNNFNFANFAPPSGRENGRSMLTQNRNIGINSLVLDKNNKNSATGRCNNQRAQNFHQRGKMAALSQEHGYQINPNCMNLNNLNDGRDWISAQLAYNACDFNPDYFNANSCRLASSGNSLAAYLGQEFLPDQLQPVFVPSHNRQNNLRNLFHTGEKTLVNIAQAACCRIAPAQFQNKKTSNFENPPKAGRPILSRSHASLPQMH
- the LOC107226705 gene encoding uncharacterized protein LOC107226705 isoform X2, whose product is MSEPVAKSSDSEFCNYRSPLSTRYASKEMQFNFSDQNKFRTWRWLWLHLAKAEMIEETGTVDEDGSIELSRSFVGNETKRYQNRRKARDEFLDHSIRAYLQSDRGAPRGRQSASHLKQAGCTIGAIRSYLNSAAGEANKIICGSLEFIPQQSLGQAYAEMAKISGKAPGTNSSFELNGGSSSSESSASSSQGTEGANSEFGMVGVAVNNLLNFDRLSIGEEKNRTVAAGGGNLFANVQEGYESLNLFENYTFGGNSHGNIDDQVNHSWDNNFADNCFDESNSQQEKIDGEIQFEVDNNFGAKNRKTGREGEQKSRVNRGKKNFAFEQSEGTVYAGSNLLDDNVQGPIEFGGEKFSRTIGTPLNNKRGDGFSNLLQKQFSEKNSGLTKSAAKAATITRSNLISNVCRQNDWQTIAVNNFNFANFAPPSGRENGRSMLTQNRNIGINSLVLDKNNKNSATGRCNNQRAQNFHQRGKMAALSQEHGYQINPNCMNLNNLNDGRDWISAQLAYNACDFNPDYFNANSCRLASSGNSLAAYLGQEFLPDQLQPVFVPSHNRQNNLRNLFHTGEKTLVNIAQAACCRIAPAQFQNKKTSNFENPPKAGRPILSRSHASLPQMH